The genomic DNA GTTCACCAACCAGCGCGATGACGGCGGCTCCCGCCTTGAACATGGAACGACGATTGAAGAGCGTGGTTTTCTTCCTCCAGATAGCTCAGCTTCGCTTTGGTCATGGCCGAAGGACGGAAGCTCGGCGAGGTCGAGACCTCATTCAGAGGGCTGGCCTCCGGTGCCTTATTTGACCCGCTGCCATTCAATCCTGATTTCAGTGCCTTCCGGTCTGCGGAATTGTTCGGTCATGCGGTCGCCTTCAACGACCAGCCGCAAATCCTCACGTGTTCGTACGCTGCCGACCCAGTTCGGGAATGTAGACCCTTCGACACGGTTGCCGCTGAATTCTCCTTTCTCATCAACGGTGTAGGTTCCGAAAAATCCGATGCTGCCTGACATGGCCATGCGATTTTCATCATCCGTCCCCTCGCCGCGAGCGTTGGATGCAAACCGTGGGATGCCGGCGTCGGTCAGAACTTCTACGAAGTGCATGTCGGGGGTGAAGACGAGAAGACCGTTGGGCTTTTCTCCATAGGCAGATATATTTTTGCCGCCGGGATCGATCGTCGCCGACATCATCCGCCAGGTGCCTACGACTTGGTTTTCTGCGGCTGTCTGCGCGAAGGCAGAAGACGAGACGCTGAGGGCGAGAGCCAATATTATTGATCGAATGGACATGTTGTCTCCTTCCTGCATGAGGTCCGTGTTTACAGATTGCTGCTGCGGTTCACAGACCCTGCCTGTCGGCGGAATTCGCCACTCCTCGCTGCGCCTCAAGGGCAGACAGGCGTGCGGAAAGCGCCTGTGAGATGGAGGAATAGGCTGTGCTACCCAGCGCCAGCCGCAATGGTGGCGTCTTGCTCTCGGCGGCTGATATGATTGCGGCCACGGTGCGCGCGGCATCCCCCTTGATCTCGAAGCTGCCGTCGGTGATCGCCCGGCGAACGGCCCCGGCAGGTGTTTCATCGTAGGCATCCATCGGTTTCGCGCGGACGAGATTGGCTCCGAAGTTGGTGCCGGTCGGTCCCGGCTCGGCAATGATGAAGTCGATGCCGAAAGGCGCCACCTCCTGTGCCACGGCTTCGACAAAGCCCTCGATGCCCCACTTGGTTGCGTGATAGAGGCTGAAGCCTGGATAGGCGATCTGCCCACCCTCGGAGGAAACCTGGACGATCCGCCCGCCGCCTTGTTTTCGAAGAAGGGGCAGTGCGGCACGGATGAGATGGATGGATCCGGCAAGGTTGGTGGTGATCTGCCGGTCGATCTCTTCAGTCGTGAGCTCTTCCGCAGCACCGAACAGGCCATAGCCCGCGTTGCTGACGATTACCTCTATCCGCTCGTGCCGTTGGAATGCGTCTCTGACGGCCGTGGCAATGCGCTCCGGCTCGACCAGATCGAGCTGAACGATATCCAGGCGTTCGCGGTATTCCTGCGCAAGTTTCGTCAGCGCCGCCGCGCGGCGAATCGCTGCGACCACGTTGTGTCCCTGGGTGAGCAGCTGTTGCGTCATCTCGAGACCGAGCCCCGAGGAAGCGCCGGTGATAAACCATGTCTTTGGCATGTGAACTCCTGATCTGTTCATCTGCAATGTAAGACAGCAATATTGGTGATATAAGATCTTCAATTTGAGATGCCGTGGTGAGGATAATTCACGAATAATGCGTCCCAGTCTGAATGATCTCGCCGCCTTTGCGGCTGTGGCCAGTCACCAGAGCTTTCGCAGAGCTGCCGACGTCATGGGCGTTTCGCGCTCGGCTCTCAGCCACGCAATCATCGGATTGGAGGCAAAACTGGACGTGCGGCTCTTTAACCGGACGACCCGCAGCGTGTCGCTGACCCAGGCCGGCGCTCGCCTGCTCGCGCGCCTCGATCCGGTTCTTCAGGATCTTGATCAGGCGCTCGATACCTTGTCGGAGGAGCGCGGCACCCCGAGCGGCACACTGCGGATCAATGCAAACAAGAGCGGCGCCCGCATTCTCCTCGAAGAGGTCGTGCCGCGCTTTATGGATCTCTATCCCGACGTCGAGCTTGATCTTGTTTCGGAAGGTCGGCTCGTCGATATCGTGGAACAGGGATTCGATGCTGGAATACGCCTGCTGGAAACCGTCCCGAAAGACATGGTCGCGGTGAAGTTCGGCGGCGACGTGCGTTTCATTGCCGTGGCAGCGCCGTCCTATCTCGAGAGCAGAGCAAGACCGCATACGCCCGACGACCTTTATACGCATTGCTGCATCCGCCAACGTCTGCCTAGCGGAAAGCGCTATCGCTGGGAGTTCTCAAAGCGCGGGGCCGAAGTCGCGATCGACGCGCCGGGCAATCTCACCCTCGACGACAATGATCTTCTCGTGCAGGCGGCCGCGGACGGCCGTGGCATTGCTTATGTGCCGGAATATTTCGCACGGCCGTTTCTGGCGTCCGGTCAACTCGCGACCGTGCTCGATGATTGGTGCCCGCCGACGCCTGGTCTGGCGCTCTATTACCCGCGCAGCCGGCACGTGCCCTCCCCGTTGCGGGCCTTCATCGACCTGCTGCGAGAGGTGGACAGGGCACGATGACGGGGCGACGGTGCACGGCGTCCGGACCTGTCAGAGGATTTGGCGGCACCCATCGCTTTGAAGCGTTTACGCATCGCGGATGCTCGCCCTGTCAAGGCGTCGCTGGCTTGCGGCGCAAGATCATGCCGCCATGGTGCAGTGTGTTCGCATCGACGAAATCGCCGTCGGCGGTGA from Rhizobium bangladeshense includes the following:
- a CDS encoding LysR family transcriptional regulator; amino-acid sequence: MMRPSLNDLAAFAAVASHQSFRRAADVMGVSRSALSHAIIGLEAKLDVRLFNRTTRSVSLTQAGARLLARLDPVLQDLDQALDTLSEERGTPSGTLRINANKSGARILLEEVVPRFMDLYPDVELDLVSEGRLVDIVEQGFDAGIRLLETVPKDMVAVKFGGDVRFIAVAAPSYLESRARPHTPDDLYTHCCIRQRLPSGKRYRWEFSKRGAEVAIDAPGNLTLDDNDLLVQAAADGRGIAYVPEYFARPFLASGQLATVLDDWCPPTPGLALYYPRSRHVPSPLRAFIDLLREVDRAR
- a CDS encoding lipocalin-like domain-containing protein; translated protein: MSIRSIILALALSVSSSAFAQTAAENQVVGTWRMMSATIDPGGKNISAYGEKPNGLLVFTPDMHFVEVLTDAGIPRFASNARGEGTDDENRMAMSGSIGFFGTYTVDEKGEFSGNRVEGSTFPNWVGSVRTREDLRLVVEGDRMTEQFRRPEGTEIRIEWQRVK
- a CDS encoding SDR family oxidoreductase, with translation MPKTWFITGASSGLGLEMTQQLLTQGHNVVAAIRRAAALTKLAQEYRERLDIVQLDLVEPERIATAVRDAFQRHERIEVIVSNAGYGLFGAAEELTTEEIDRQITTNLAGSIHLIRAALPLLRKQGGGRIVQVSSEGGQIAYPGFSLYHATKWGIEGFVEAVAQEVAPFGIDFIIAEPGPTGTNFGANLVRAKPMDAYDETPAGAVRRAITDGSFEIKGDAARTVAAIISAAESKTPPLRLALGSTAYSSISQALSARLSALEAQRGVANSADRQGL